In one Oscillospiraceae bacterium genomic region, the following are encoded:
- a CDS encoding ABC transporter substrate-binding protein, producing the protein MKKRLSLLLATAMLLTLLAACGGGGGQTASSPPEGGSEPPAEEGVVPAVRNFPDREQITMWFWGPAPDYQETFKQVLLDWYNASQDQYELTMEFRNTVDVDIPRALAAHNAPDIVYASGPSYTSMYAAEGLVMDLNGYSEQYGWKDRVLGVMYDACTVDGKLYSIPGGMNMGGLFYNKATFAEKGWQPPTTIDELISLMDLAKAEGMYPLGAGNKGWKPCNDHFSSMIINHLGSPSLFYDALSGNTSFNNPEMVAAVQTSADWFQNGYLSGEDYMNLESQDVMQTLQDGRTAMVMAPSLYIQFAAQCFLGDDADNVGFVPMPTVGTDKAVYDVAMNCNFSINATSKYADECAKILDYMLTGEFGGRMTEGWPGYWAVPVKDMVNFDASSMTGLSKVTMDILQGAVPSIDEGYFALHPSTFFPSATVTAFEDVDTVWQNVMTAEQFCQSVDAELQNDIAAGLICPLAKPAV; encoded by the coding sequence ATGAAAAAGCGCCTGTCCTTGCTCCTGGCCACAGCCATGCTCCTGACCCTCCTCGCCGCCTGCGGCGGCGGTGGCGGTCAAACCGCCTCCAGCCCGCCCGAGGGCGGCAGCGAGCCCCCCGCGGAGGAGGGGGTCGTCCCCGCCGTGCGCAATTTCCCCGACCGCGAGCAGATCACCATGTGGTTCTGGGGTCCCGCCCCCGACTACCAGGAGACGTTCAAACAGGTCCTGCTGGACTGGTACAACGCCTCCCAGGACCAGTACGAGCTGACCATGGAATTCCGCAACACCGTTGACGTGGACATACCCCGCGCCCTGGCGGCCCACAACGCCCCCGACATCGTCTACGCCTCCGGCCCGTCCTACACCAGCATGTACGCCGCCGAGGGCCTGGTGATGGACCTGAACGGCTACTCTGAGCAGTACGGCTGGAAGGACCGGGTGCTTGGGGTCATGTACGACGCCTGCACCGTGGACGGCAAGCTCTACTCCATCCCCGGCGGCATGAATATGGGTGGGCTGTTCTACAACAAGGCCACCTTTGCCGAGAAGGGCTGGCAGCCCCCCACCACCATCGACGAGCTCATCTCCCTGATGGATCTGGCCAAGGCCGAGGGCATGTACCCCCTGGGCGCGGGCAACAAGGGCTGGAAGCCCTGCAACGATCACTTCTCCTCCATGATCATCAACCACCTGGGCTCCCCCAGCCTGTTCTATGACGCCCTGTCCGGGAACACCTCCTTCAATAACCCTGAGATGGTGGCCGCCGTCCAGACCAGCGCCGACTGGTTCCAGAACGGCTACCTGTCGGGCGAGGACTACATGAACCTGGAGTCCCAGGACGTGATGCAGACCCTCCAGGACGGCCGCACCGCCATGGTCATGGCCCCCTCCCTGTACATCCAGTTCGCGGCCCAGTGCTTCCTGGGCGACGACGCCGACAACGTGGGCTTCGTGCCCATGCCCACCGTGGGCACCGACAAGGCGGTCTACGACGTGGCGATGAACTGCAATTTCTCCATCAACGCCACCTCCAAGTACGCCGACGAGTGCGCCAAGATTCTGGACTACATGCTCACCGGCGAGTTTGGCGGCAGGATGACCGAGGGCTGGCCCGGCTACTGGGCCGTGCCCGTGAAGGACATGGTCAACTTCGACGCCAGCTCCATGACCGGCCTGTCCAAGGTCACCATGGACATCCTCCAGGGGGCCGTGCCCAGCATCGACGAGGGCTACTTCGCCCTGCACCCCTCCACCTTCTTCCCCTCCGCCACCGTCACCGCCTTTGAGGACGTGGACACCGTGTGGCAGAACGTGATGACCGCCGAACAGTTCTGCCAGAGCGTGGACGCGGAGCTCCAGAACGACATCGCCGCCGGGCTCATCTGCCCGCTGGCCAAGCCCGCCGTATAA
- a CDS encoding sugar-binding protein, translating into MGIRPYALCQTDTRDVSKMSRLPVHKSKRVRTVGYHLLSLPAVILSAFVVLIPAVQTIYAAFTKWNGISSHKEFIGLQNFRELAGDWIFKQAVVNNFKWTLIFITVPVIVAMLSAVLIAHFHVGHKTFQVIYLIPYLLAPTTNAIIWLNIIFSPTGGLVGFLQRMGWSITSPLANMNTALLGVAAVDIWHYWGFLTVIYLAALRQTPADQIEAAQIEGASGWQVYRYVYLPNIAPTVRLMFVFIVIYSFMTFDYIYLLTSGGPAHATEMLSTYAYTTAFSAFKFGKAAAISLAMGFLGSFAAFFYTWFSRKEALE; encoded by the coding sequence GTGGGCATCCGCCCCTACGCGCTCTGCCAAACAGATACTAGGGATGTGAGTAAAATGTCGCGACTCCCGGTACATAAGTCCAAGCGGGTGCGCACCGTCGGCTACCACCTGCTCTCCCTGCCCGCGGTGATCCTCAGCGCCTTCGTGGTGCTCATACCCGCGGTGCAGACCATCTACGCCGCCTTCACCAAGTGGAATGGCATCTCCTCCCACAAGGAGTTCATCGGCCTGCAGAACTTCCGGGAGCTGGCGGGGGACTGGATCTTCAAGCAGGCGGTGGTCAACAACTTCAAGTGGACGCTGATTTTCATCACGGTGCCCGTCATCGTCGCCATGCTCTCCGCCGTCCTCATCGCCCACTTCCACGTGGGGCACAAGACCTTCCAGGTCATCTACCTGATCCCCTACCTCCTGGCCCCCACCACCAACGCCATCATCTGGCTCAACATCATCTTCAGTCCCACCGGCGGCCTGGTGGGCTTCCTCCAGCGGATGGGGTGGAGCATCACCTCCCCGCTGGCGAACATGAACACCGCCCTTCTGGGCGTGGCCGCCGTGGACATCTGGCACTACTGGGGCTTCCTCACCGTCATCTACCTGGCAGCCCTGCGCCAGACCCCCGCCGACCAGATCGAGGCCGCTCAAATCGAGGGGGCCAGCGGCTGGCAGGTGTACCGCTACGTCTATCTGCCCAACATCGCCCCCACCGTGCGGCTGATGTTCGTTTTCATCGTGATCTACTCATTTATGACGTTTGACTATATCTACCTGCTCACCTCCGGCGGGCCCGCCCACGCCACCGAAATGCTCTCCACCTACGCCTACACCACCGCCTTCTCCGCCTTCAAGTTCGGCAAGGCGGCGGCCATCTCCCTGGCCATGGGCTTTTTGGGCAGCTTCGCGGCCTTTTTCTACACCTGGTTCAGCCGAAAGGAGGCGCTGGAATGA
- the yurM_1 gene encoding sugar ABC transporter permease encodes MSKAARKREKAYREKRKITPAFVAAMAFLLLLAFVSLFPLVLVIMNSFKTHAEILANPLALPAAFHFENYAYTWQVGKFGEGFLNSLKLTGTAIVTGVLASATMGYVLATRRVRTWKPLTLYFMLCTTVPLQMFMLPLYTSFVDANLMGNVFAVGVAIAAWNLPMPVFLMRTYFLKVPYELEEAARIDGANTFQVFTRVMLPIVSPGLITVAVIVGLFSWNEYLLSTTLLQGEANFTATLKFLNLNGTFSRDYSVIMSGAVIMIVPMIIIFLLLQKKFIEGMASGAVKG; translated from the coding sequence ATGAGCAAGGCGGCGCGCAAACGGGAGAAGGCCTACCGGGAGAAGCGGAAAATCACCCCCGCCTTCGTGGCCGCCATGGCCTTCCTGCTCCTCCTGGCCTTCGTCTCCCTGTTCCCCCTGGTGCTGGTCATCATGAACAGCTTCAAAACCCACGCGGAGATCCTGGCGAATCCCCTGGCGCTGCCCGCCGCCTTCCACTTTGAGAACTACGCCTACACCTGGCAGGTGGGCAAATTCGGGGAGGGCTTCCTCAACAGCCTCAAGCTCACCGGCACGGCCATCGTCACCGGCGTGCTGGCCTCGGCCACCATGGGCTACGTGCTGGCCACCCGCCGCGTGCGCACCTGGAAGCCCCTGACCCTGTACTTTATGCTGTGCACCACCGTGCCGCTGCAGATGTTCATGCTGCCCCTGTACACCTCCTTCGTGGACGCCAACCTGATGGGCAACGTCTTTGCCGTGGGGGTGGCCATCGCGGCCTGGAACCTGCCCATGCCGGTGTTCCTCATGCGCACCTACTTCCTCAAGGTGCCCTATGAGCTGGAGGAGGCCGCCCGCATCGACGGGGCCAACACCTTCCAGGTCTTTACCAGGGTCATGCTCCCCATCGTCTCCCCGGGCCTCATTACCGTGGCGGTCATCGTGGGCCTCTTCTCCTGGAACGAGTACCTGCTCAGCACCACCCTGCTCCAGGGGGAGGCCAACTTTACCGCCACCCTCAAGTTCCTCAACCTCAACGGCACCTTTTCCAGGGACTACAGCGTCATCATGTCCGGCGCCGTCATCATGATCGTGCCCATGATCATCATCTTCCTGCTGCTGCAGAAGAAATTCATCGAGGGCATGGCCAGCGGCGCGGTCAAGGGCTGA
- a CDS encoding GntR family transcriptional regulator yields MPDSPVLIDKSSPIPAYHQIASDIIERVNGGEWKLGDRLPSEAALALEYGVSRLTLRQALSDLESRGLITRMQGKGAYLTGITKPFVENLNFPILGYQKPERTPDRSENRVLALHLEQARPAVREIFHMAEGDDAPLVYLRRLFVREGRPLGLNHAWFPPALVPGLVEEGLVDSSITATLAKRYHYQFAKIENFIEASTAGAMDAALLECPYASSLLKIQSTYSLADGTLIEHSSTLWLGNLTRFHLVVEDR; encoded by the coding sequence ATGCCGGACAGCCCCGTTTTAATCGACAAATCCTCCCCCATCCCCGCCTACCACCAGATCGCCTCCGACATCATTGAGCGGGTCAACGGCGGTGAGTGGAAGCTGGGCGACCGGCTGCCCTCGGAGGCCGCGCTGGCCCTGGAGTACGGGGTCAGCCGCCTGACCCTGCGCCAGGCCCTGTCGGATCTGGAGAGCCGGGGCCTTATCACCCGGATGCAGGGCAAGGGGGCCTACCTGACCGGCATCACCAAGCCCTTTGTGGAGAACCTGAACTTCCCCATCCTGGGCTACCAAAAGCCGGAGCGGACCCCCGACCGCAGCGAAAACCGGGTGCTGGCCCTCCATCTGGAGCAGGCCCGCCCCGCCGTCCGGGAGATCTTCCACATGGCGGAGGGGGACGACGCCCCCCTGGTCTACCTGCGCCGCCTCTTCGTGCGGGAGGGCCGCCCCCTGGGGCTGAACCACGCCTGGTTCCCCCCCGCCCTGGTGCCCGGCCTGGTGGAGGAGGGCCTGGTGGACAGCAGTATTACCGCCACCCTGGCCAAGCGCTACCACTACCAGTTCGCCAAGATCGAAAATTTTATCGAGGCCTCCACCGCCGGGGCCATGGACGCGGCCCTGCTGGAGTGCCCCTACGCCTCCTCCCTGCTGAAAATCCAGTCCACCTACTCCCTGGCGGACGGCACCCTCATCGAGCACTCCAGCACCCTGTGGCTGGGCAACCTGACCCGCTTCCACCTGGTGGTGGAGGACCGCTAG
- the rbsK_2 gene encoding ribokinase yields MEIINFGSLNLDHVYRVDHFVRPGETMAAAGCQIFCGGKGLNQSIAAARAGGRVRHAGAMGAGGERLKAALAESGVDTSLLLESDEQQGHAVIQVSSAGENCILLFRGSNFAVTREYIDRVFAQLRPPAFVMLQNEISNLDYIVDRAHALGFTAVLNASPIDAALLELDLGKIGWLMVNEIEGEQFTGEHEPEAILAALARRSPDMGVVLTLGEQGVVCQYRGERVSHGIYQVQVADTTAAGDTFSGYFVATLARGGTLAEAARTASLASALAVSRPGASPSIPTAHEVAEAAGVLRCTG; encoded by the coding sequence ATGGAGATTATCAACTTCGGCTCCCTGAACCTGGACCACGTGTACCGCGTGGACCATTTTGTCCGCCCCGGCGAGACCATGGCCGCCGCCGGCTGCCAGATCTTCTGCGGCGGGAAGGGGCTCAACCAGTCCATCGCCGCGGCCCGGGCGGGCGGGCGGGTGCGCCACGCCGGGGCCATGGGCGCGGGCGGTGAGCGCCTCAAGGCCGCCCTGGCCGAGAGCGGCGTGGACACCTCCCTCCTGCTGGAATCAGACGAACAGCAGGGCCACGCGGTGATCCAGGTCTCCAGCGCGGGCGAAAACTGCATCCTCCTCTTCCGGGGCTCCAACTTTGCCGTGACCCGGGAATACATCGACCGGGTATTCGCCCAGCTCCGGCCCCCCGCCTTCGTCATGCTGCAAAACGAGATCTCCAACCTGGACTACATCGTGGACCGGGCCCACGCGCTGGGCTTCACGGCGGTGCTCAACGCCTCCCCCATCGACGCGGCCCTGCTGGAGCTGGACTTGGGCAAAATCGGCTGGCTCATGGTCAACGAGATTGAGGGGGAGCAGTTTACCGGCGAGCACGAGCCCGAGGCCATCCTGGCGGCCCTGGCCCGGCGCAGCCCGGACATGGGGGTGGTTCTCACCCTGGGGGAGCAGGGGGTGGTCTGCCAGTACCGGGGGGAGCGGGTCTCCCACGGCATCTACCAGGTGCAGGTGGCCGACACCACCGCGGCGGGGGACACCTTCTCCGGCTACTTCGTGGCCACCCTGGCCCGGGGCGGCACCCTGGCCGAGGCCGCCCGCACCGCCTCCCTGGCCTCCGCCCTGGCGGTCTCCCGGCCCGGCGCCTCCCCCTCCATCCCCACCGCCCATGAGGTGGCCGAGGCCGCCGGCGTACTGCGCTGCACGGGGTAA
- a CDS encoding GntR family transcriptional regulator: protein MALKKNLDELVFDRMRDRIINGEWEQGQNLEVDELSAFYEVSRTPVLQALKRMQNEGMVVVSRSGKFFFPTYDVRQVRDVCRVRLLLELEAVDEIGSKQIALDIDSLRGTARRCHQVMTREDITGSRRLDLEWHKALVASAGNECLTGLYTKVLGQFMVANYLQTFHTKQQQLVAAGDHLNILDSLERGDLEGAKAGLREHIDQACEKIILRIRQGA, encoded by the coding sequence GTGGCGCTGAAGAAGAATCTGGACGAGCTGGTGTTCGACCGTATGCGGGATCGCATCATCAACGGCGAGTGGGAGCAGGGGCAGAACCTGGAGGTGGACGAGCTGTCCGCCTTTTACGAGGTGAGCCGCACCCCTGTGCTCCAGGCCCTCAAGCGGATGCAGAACGAGGGGATGGTGGTGGTGTCCCGGTCCGGCAAATTCTTTTTCCCCACCTACGACGTCCGCCAGGTGCGGGACGTGTGCCGGGTCCGCCTGCTTCTGGAGCTGGAGGCGGTGGACGAGATCGGCAGCAAGCAGATCGCGCTGGATATTGATTCTCTGCGCGGCACCGCCCGGCGCTGCCACCAGGTGATGACCCGGGAGGACATCACCGGCTCCCGCAGGCTGGATCTGGAATGGCACAAGGCGCTGGTGGCCTCCGCGGGGAACGAGTGCCTCACGGGCCTGTACACCAAGGTGCTGGGCCAGTTCATGGTGGCCAACTATTTGCAGACCTTCCACACCAAGCAGCAGCAGCTGGTGGCCGCCGGGGACCACCTGAATATTCTGGACAGCCTGGAGCGCGGCGACCTCGAGGGGGCCAAGGCGGGGCTGCGCGAGCACATCGACCAGGCATGCGAGAAAATTATCCTGCGCATCCGCCAGGGCGCCTGA
- a CDS encoding dihydrodipicolinate synthase family protein, translating to MKAGIKKPYGICPASMTIWNEDQSYNKQGMERYLRWLLDNGAQSISICGSTGENIAMNMEEQREIIAHVSAFLAGEVPLICGTGRYDTLNTIRMSRFAQEHGADGVMVILPYYLNPHKQAVMQHFRDLRAALDIQIMIYNNPWFAGYEMTVPEICALVEDGTIDSIKAAHGDPNRVHELKFHLGDRLNVFYGHDYCAMEGVLAGADGWLSGFPAILPRQCRALFDAARAGDVEGARRAQYNIQPYIDYFFHDKVDGVPHWQEICKYTLQAQGLDCAGWPRKPLGQLDAANRKKVDKLLADMD from the coding sequence ATGAAGGCCGGAATCAAGAAACCCTACGGGATCTGCCCCGCGTCCATGACCATCTGGAACGAGGACCAGAGCTACAACAAGCAGGGGATGGAGCGTTATCTGCGCTGGCTGCTGGACAACGGCGCCCAGTCCATCTCCATCTGCGGCAGCACCGGCGAGAACATCGCCATGAATATGGAGGAGCAGCGGGAGATCATCGCCCACGTGTCCGCCTTCCTGGCCGGGGAGGTGCCCCTGATTTGCGGCACCGGGCGGTACGACACCCTCAACACCATCCGCATGAGCCGGTTCGCCCAGGAGCACGGCGCGGACGGCGTCATGGTCATTCTGCCCTACTACCTCAATCCCCACAAGCAGGCGGTCATGCAGCATTTCCGCGACCTGCGCGCCGCGCTGGACATCCAGATCATGATCTACAACAACCCCTGGTTCGCCGGGTATGAGATGACCGTGCCCGAGATCTGTGCGCTGGTGGAGGACGGCACCATCGACTCCATCAAGGCGGCCCACGGCGACCCCAACCGGGTCCACGAGCTCAAGTTCCACCTGGGCGACAGGCTCAACGTGTTCTACGGCCACGACTACTGCGCCATGGAGGGCGTCCTGGCCGGGGCCGACGGCTGGCTGTCCGGCTTCCCGGCCATCCTGCCCCGCCAGTGCCGCGCCCTGTTCGACGCCGCCCGCGCCGGGGACGTGGAGGGCGCCCGCAGGGCCCAGTACAACATCCAGCCCTACATCGACTACTTCTTCCACGACAAGGTGGACGGGGTGCCCCACTGGCAGGAGATCTGCAAGTACACCCTCCAGGCCCAGGGCCTGGACTGCGCGGGCTGGCCCAGGAAGCCCCTGGGGCAGCTGGACGCGGCCAACCGCAAAAAGGTGGACAAGCTGCTGGCCGATATGGACTGA
- a CDS encoding ABC transporter substrate-binding protein yields MKLKRTASLLCALALCAGLAACGGGGGAATPAPGGQSPASSAPESSAPASGFPSKTMTIVCPYGAGGGTDLALRILAECGQDAFGQVINVENKTGGSGSVGLVETLGAAHDGYTLGTASVDLITLPLLGLAPPEVTRAAFDPICVVNGEPAAIIVKSDARWNTIEEFVEEAKQSPGTIQLANAGMGNIWHLAAIGLELETGAGFNHIPYADGAAQAITGCLGGHVDAVICSAAEADANIRSGDMRVLAVANTERLANYPDVPTFQESGIDLTIVALRGLCVAADTPDEVKQVLKDGFAQVILSDACKEKVEAANMTYMPLNAQETDEILDSMAGNFEKIIAKYLETAA; encoded by the coding sequence GTGAAACTGAAAAGGACTGCCAGCCTGCTCTGCGCCCTTGCCCTCTGCGCGGGCCTCGCCGCCTGCGGCGGCGGAGGGGGCGCGGCCACCCCCGCGCCCGGGGGCCAATCCCCCGCGTCCTCCGCGCCTGAGTCCTCCGCGCCCGCCTCGGGCTTCCCCAGTAAGACCATGACCATCGTCTGCCCCTACGGGGCGGGCGGCGGCACCGACCTGGCCCTGCGCATCCTGGCCGAGTGCGGCCAGGACGCCTTCGGCCAGGTGATCAACGTGGAGAACAAGACCGGCGGCTCCGGCTCCGTGGGCCTGGTGGAGACCCTGGGGGCCGCCCACGACGGCTACACCCTGGGCACCGCCTCGGTGGACCTTATCACCCTGCCCCTGCTGGGCCTGGCGCCCCCCGAGGTCACCCGGGCGGCCTTCGACCCCATCTGCGTGGTCAACGGCGAGCCCGCCGCCATCATCGTCAAGTCCGACGCCCGGTGGAACACGATAGAGGAATTCGTGGAGGAGGCCAAGCAGAGCCCCGGCACCATCCAGCTGGCCAACGCGGGCATGGGCAACATCTGGCACCTGGCGGCCATCGGCCTGGAGCTGGAGACCGGGGCCGGCTTCAACCACATCCCCTACGCCGACGGCGCGGCCCAGGCCATCACCGGCTGCCTGGGCGGCCACGTGGACGCGGTCATCTGCTCCGCGGCCGAGGCAGACGCCAACATCAGGTCGGGGGACATGCGGGTGCTGGCGGTGGCCAATACCGAGCGCCTGGCCAACTACCCCGACGTGCCCACCTTCCAGGAGTCCGGCATTGACCTGACCATCGTGGCCCTGCGGGGGCTGTGCGTGGCCGCGGACACCCCCGACGAGGTGAAGCAGGTCCTGAAGGACGGCTTTGCCCAGGTCATCCTCTCCGACGCCTGCAAGGAGAAGGTGGAGGCCGCCAACATGACCTACATGCCCCTCAACGCCCAGGAGACCGACGAGATCCTGGACAGCATGGCGGGCAACTTTGAGAAAATCATCGCAAAATATCTGGAGACCGCCGCGTAA
- a CDS encoding C4-dicarboxylate ABC transporter permease: protein MSGFLPALLEILQPQYLLLMIAGTAGGIMIGAMPGLTSVMGVTLLLPFTYGMEASAGIVMLLSISFGAIYGGSITAILIGTPGTPASAATMIEGRQFTARGEGGRAIGISTFASWMGGTVSALVLIFVAPQLAKVALKFGSPEYCCLAVFGLTVIASISGKNVVKGIIAGLIGLLLSTVGLDPLTGFSRYSFGVVNLYSGLQVVPLMIGLFAISQVFVNLKTGVEQNRVTQKVTRVLPTKEDLKKSTPVSLMCAFIGTFIGCIPAAGADIAAFVSYDMAKKRSRHPERFGTGCVEGIAAPEAGNNGDTSGALVPMLTLGVPGDATAAVLIGALTLQGLQPGPLLFTEHPDIVNRIFAGTLIANLLMLILGLLGIRLFVKVIQIKPYILTPIIFVLCILGSYALRNNLFDVGVMLLAAFVGYFFIHLEIPIAPIVLALILGPMAESNLRRALLMSGGSFTIFVTRPICIFFLLLAVVSLLWPLLRKAAAKRRRAAV, encoded by the coding sequence ATGAGCGGATTTTTGCCCGCGCTGCTGGAGATTTTGCAGCCCCAGTACCTGCTGCTGATGATCGCCGGGACGGCGGGGGGCATCATGATCGGCGCCATGCCCGGGCTCACCTCGGTGATGGGCGTGACGCTGCTGCTGCCCTTTACCTACGGCATGGAGGCCTCGGCGGGTATCGTGATGCTGCTGTCCATCTCCTTCGGCGCAATCTACGGCGGGTCCATCACCGCCATCCTGATCGGGACGCCCGGCACGCCGGCCTCGGCGGCCACCATGATCGAGGGCCGGCAGTTCACCGCCCGGGGGGAGGGGGGCCGCGCCATCGGCATCTCCACCTTCGCCTCCTGGATGGGCGGGACGGTGAGCGCCCTGGTGCTCATTTTCGTGGCACCCCAGCTGGCCAAGGTGGCCCTGAAGTTCGGCTCCCCGGAGTACTGCTGCCTGGCCGTGTTCGGCCTGACCGTCATCGCCAGCATTTCGGGGAAAAACGTGGTCAAGGGGATCATCGCGGGCCTCATCGGCCTGCTGCTGTCCACCGTCGGGCTGGACCCCCTCACCGGCTTTTCCCGCTACTCCTTCGGCGTGGTGAACCTGTACAGCGGCCTGCAGGTGGTCCCCCTGATGATCGGCCTGTTCGCCATCTCCCAGGTCTTTGTGAACCTGAAAACCGGCGTGGAGCAGAACCGGGTGACCCAGAAGGTCACGCGGGTGCTGCCCACGAAGGAGGATTTGAAAAAGTCCACCCCGGTCTCCCTCATGTGCGCCTTTATCGGCACCTTCATCGGCTGCATCCCCGCCGCGGGCGCGGACATCGCCGCCTTCGTCTCCTACGATATGGCGAAAAAGCGTTCCAGGCACCCCGAGCGCTTCGGCACCGGCTGCGTGGAGGGCATCGCGGCCCCCGAGGCGGGCAACAACGGCGACACCAGCGGCGCGCTGGTACCCATGCTCACCCTGGGCGTGCCCGGCGACGCCACCGCCGCCGTGCTCATCGGCGCCCTCACCCTCCAGGGCCTCCAGCCCGGCCCCCTGCTCTTCACCGAGCACCCGGACATCGTCAACCGCATCTTCGCGGGCACGCTGATCGCCAACCTGCTCATGCTGATCCTGGGCCTGCTGGGCATCCGGCTGTTCGTGAAGGTGATTCAGATCAAGCCCTATATCCTCACGCCCATCATCTTCGTGCTGTGCATCCTGGGCTCCTACGCCCTGCGCAACAACCTGTTCGACGTGGGGGTCATGCTTCTGGCCGCCTTCGTGGGCTACTTCTTCATCCATCTGGAGATCCCCATCGCCCCCATCGTGCTGGCCCTTATCCTGGGGCCCATGGCGGAGAGCAACCTGCGCCGCGCCCTGCTCATGTCGGGCGGCAGCTTCACCATCTTCGTCACCCGCCCCATCTGCATCTTCTTCCTCCTGCTGGCCGTGGTGTCCCTGCTCTGGCCCCTGCTGCGCAAGGCGGCCGCGAAGCGCAGACGCGCGGCGGTATAA
- the aes_1 gene encoding acetyl esterase yields the protein MNNANKIEVLKHLSPEMLEVLRYQDEHAKDAFNTVGLSYPEIRANYVQERRFWNEGGPGMHETADVTVPCEGSEVLTRIFYPTARRPNACIFYLHGGGFTVGSVETHDRIMRILAHASGCIVVGVDYSLSPEAKFPQAVLECAQVCAYYRENAARYGINPDKLGFAGDSGGANLSMGAYLWLRDHSEDSSYVKGLLLYYGGYSLSDSKTMRLYGGPWDGLTEEDLDFYMDMYFARPEDRQSPYYNFYNNDLTRRMPACFIASCEFDPLRDDSETLYAILSEKGIPCLYKMYPGTIHAFLHYSRLMKVAEEAIVEGGLYFKGLL from the coding sequence ATGAACAACGCCAACAAGATCGAGGTGCTCAAGCACCTCTCGCCCGAGATGCTGGAGGTGCTGCGCTACCAGGACGAGCACGCCAAGGACGCCTTCAACACCGTGGGCCTGAGCTACCCCGAGATCCGGGCCAACTACGTGCAGGAGCGCCGCTTTTGGAACGAGGGCGGCCCCGGGATGCACGAGACCGCGGACGTGACCGTGCCCTGCGAGGGCAGCGAGGTGCTCACCCGCATTTTTTACCCCACCGCACGCCGCCCCAACGCCTGCATTTTCTACCTCCACGGCGGCGGCTTCACCGTGGGCAGCGTGGAGACCCACGACCGCATTATGCGCATACTGGCACACGCCTCCGGCTGCATCGTGGTGGGCGTGGACTACTCCCTCTCCCCCGAGGCCAAGTTCCCCCAGGCCGTGCTGGAGTGCGCGCAGGTGTGCGCCTACTACCGGGAAAACGCGGCGCGGTACGGCATCAACCCCGACAAGCTGGGCTTCGCCGGGGATTCCGGCGGCGCCAACCTGTCCATGGGGGCCTACCTCTGGCTGCGGGACCACAGCGAGGACAGCTCCTACGTCAAGGGCCTGCTCCTGTACTACGGCGGGTACAGCCTCTCCGACTCCAAGACCATGCGCCTCTACGGCGGGCCGTGGGACGGCCTGACCGAGGAGGACCTGGACTTCTACATGGACATGTACTTCGCCCGGCCGGAGGACCGCCAGTCCCCCTACTACAATTTCTACAACAACGATCTCACCCGCCGTATGCCCGCCTGCTTCATCGCCTCCTGCGAGTTCGACCCCCTGCGGGACGACAGCGAGACGCTGTACGCCATCCTCAGCGAGAAGGGCATCCCCTGCCTCTACAAGATGTACCCCGGCACCATCCACGCCTTCCTCCACTACTCCAGGTTGATGAAGGTTGCCGAGGAGGCCATCGTGGAGGGCGGGCTCTACTTCAAGGGCCTGCTGTAA